A stretch of Acropora palmata chromosome 9, jaAcrPala1.3, whole genome shotgun sequence DNA encodes these proteins:
- the LOC141893225 gene encoding neural cell adhesion molecule 1-like, with product MLLNLTKEDEGLYCCDVTTKASGGGKNGENYRECTQLTILVSPTIAAISPDQTINETDDVTLSCQAKGIPSPTITWLKADDEKRNLSSSSELSLKNINRDQDGLYLCIANNRAGKAIAYVAVAVHYAPSINISTKRYDITEGNDLALSCITDGKPLPLVTWTKVGDITNASNPDGQWLTIKKVKTTDAGTYRCTAINGVGKPAVATRQVTVFSPPLIDYVSNNATVNETGSIILFCNTTANPQLNITWDFLSGPNPMNLAKGTTLTLANVNRNQAGTYRCKAENGAKANATANIHVTVNYKPEMKDNSTEEIKSWINHDTEVHCQAEGVPLPEIIWSRNGTVTSVVQAQSRISTLKFKPRKRDDFGSIACYARNFLGSTEKNLVLVSLGMSNAVGLSTFTTTIAATKSSDGPLPTDEVDSKGNGEDESKDSGKVAQQKSQSSYNAYAVSGGVIGSTSLLVIIVIIAMQRRKHRQANLNKKANKSSQAKEETGYDNDAFKETPVPDEEEDQV from the exons ATGCTTTTAAACTTGACAAAAGAAGATGAAGGTCTCTATTGCTGTGATGTCACCACAAAGGCTTCTGGAGGTGGGAAAAATGGAGAGAATTACAGAGAATGCACCCAACTCACAATTTTAG TTTCCCCGACTATCGCCGCAATCTCTCCTGACCAAACAATAAACGAGACTGATGACGTAACGCTTTCTTGTCAAGCAAAAGGTATTCCTTCACCGACAATCACCTGGTTAAAAGCTGATGATGAAAAGAGGAACCTTAGTTCGAGTTCGGAACTTTCATTGAAGAATATCAACAGGGATCAGGATGGTTTGTATCTGTGCATTGCAAACAACAGAGCCGGCAAAGCCATCGCTTACGTCGCCGTGGCGGTGCACT ATGCACCCTCAATCAATATATCGACCAAAAGATATGATATCACTGAAGGAAACGATTTGGCTCTCAGCTGTATTACCGATGGAAAGCCTCTACCTTTGGTCACGTGGACAAAGGTTGGTGATATCACCAATGCCTCAAACCCAGATGGTCAGTGGCTCACCATCAAGAAGGTTAAAACAACAGATGCTGGAACATACAGATGTACGGCCATAAATGGTGTCGGGAAACCAGCAGTGGCCACAAGACAAGTCACTGTTTTTT ctcCACCTTTGATAGACTATGTCTCCAATAATGCAACAGTTAACGAGACTGGAAGCATCATATTGTTTTGTAATACAACCGCAAATCCCCAATTAAACATCACATGGGATTTCCTAAGTGGCCCAAATCCGATGAATTTAGCAAAAGGAACAACTCTCACATTAGCGAACGTCAACAGAAATCAAGCAGGAACGTATCGTTGCAAAGCCGAAAATGGTGCGAAGGCCAATGCAACAGCCAACATTCACGTCACAGTAAATT ACAAACCAGAAATGAAAGACAATAGTACAGAAGAGATTAAGTCATGGATAAACCACGATACAGAGGTACACTGCCAGGCAGAGGGCGTTCCGTTGCCAGAAATCATATGGAGTCGTAATGGAACTGTAACCTCTGTTGTTCAAGCTCAATCCCGTATTAGCACACTCAAGTTCAAACCCAGAAAAAGGGATGACTTTGGCTCCATCGCTTGCTATGCGAGAAACTTTCTTGgatcaacagaaaaaaaccTGGTTCTAGTGTCGTTAG GAATGAGTAATGCTGTGGGTCTGAGTACATTTACGACAACAATAGCTGCGACAAAATCCTCAGACGGACCCCTACCAACTGATGAGGTCGACTCAAAAGGAAACGGAGAGGATGAATCTAAAG ACAGTGGTAAAGTCGCGCAACAGAAAAGCCAGTCGAGTTACAATGCTTATGCAGTTTCTGGTGGGGTTATAGGTTCCACGAGTCTGTTAGTCATCATTGTAATCATAGCAATGCAGAGGCGTAAGCATCGTCAAG ctaatttgaataaaaaggCAAATAAGAG tTCACAAGCAAAAGAGGAAACTGGTTATGACAATGATGCCTTCAAAGAGACGCCTGTGCCAGACGAGGAAGAG GATCAAGTGTGA